The sequence GCAATATTTGGAGATGATAAGCATGACAATTAAAGAGTTAAGGGGAAAGAGttcacttttataaattaatgaaTGATGATTCAGATTTAGGATGAGAAGAAGCAAAGCTTCCCACTGATATAGATAAGTCAGTTAATgaacttattttattgcaaataagacttgggttgggttatgcatgtgttgggcctttgatcccatgagttttctttgtaatatgccactttaatgagcctaaaatatgggtagaaagtaggaaaacgagatttaattcattaatttagttagagtcctgttacgattctatttcctttgttatttcagttttctagttagTTTAAGTTTCCTTATTAGTGAATGaatagttagttacctactccatgttggagttctagtctagtcctatttggagtccaactcctattgtGTAATGTCTAGTcttacttggagtctaactcctagttaggttatgatTGTTAGTCTACCCTttttatatagaggagctaatgtacTATAATTGGATAGATTGGAAGAATGATGTATTGAATTAATATTTGAGAGCCTTAGGACTGTGCGTGATTCCCTTTCCCCCCATTATttatgcgatttctccctccctGTTGGGTTTGTGCAATATCTGATTGTGTGATCCCTTCATTCCCCTTCTATTCGAATTCTTCCCTACCCTTAAGGCTTTCTCCATCAATTGGTATTAAAGTCGAAGGATCCCTTGCTCTACTAAAATGCAACTCCCTTCACCTCCCATAGTAGCTCCTTCACCTCTCACTGTAGCCCTTCCACCTCCCACGtaactccctttctctccctattccctccaataaaaaaaaaagaagcaaaattgACCGATGGATCTagatcttttattggatatccgtcaacaaatgcaattgatgcGAGAAGCTCAATGAGATACAAAGACATTACAAAGACATCAAAGACCTAACATTGGTCACATCTGATTGTATACACTttaccttcaactatgtgatctcatCCTTTGAACAACAGGTAGACAAACCAGAAAATGAATCACcagtggtagaagatgagatgacatAGTTGGAAGCTGAAGATCAACTTATGGAAAAATTTAAATTGGTTGATCTCCTCAATGaaccgatcgattttatttttcataatcaCTACTTCACCTATGAACTTCTCGTCttggatttcatagcattcgatcatggttttcatggtgacttcatacaggcaaagatggatattgatcgattggtgttgattctcccgttTTACAAAACTCATGGACGAATTTTTCTCAACGTCGAGGCAATTGATATAAATAAAtcacttaatgagcttattttattacaaataagcctttGGTTGGGTTATgcatgtgttgggcctttgatcccatgtgttttttttttctttctaataggccactttaatgaacctaaaatataggtagaaagTAGGGAAacaggatttaattcattagtttaattagaatCCTGTtatgagtctatttcctttgttatttcagttttctagtaaGTTTcagtttccctattagtgaatgactagttagttatctactccatgttggagttctagtctagtcctatttggagtccaactcctattatgtaatatCTAGTCCTACTTGGAATCTTATTCCTAATTAGGTTATGACTGCTAATttgccctctttatatagaggtaCTAATGTACTCTAATTGGACAAATtagaagaatgatgaattgagttgatGTTTGAGAACCTTAGAGCTGTGTGTGATTCCCCTTCCCCCTGttctttatgcgatttctccctctcttggttggatttgtgcaatatttgattgtgtgatcccttcctTCCCCTTCTATTCGAATTCTTTCCTACCCCTATGGCTTTCTCCATTACCCACCTTCCAAAATAAACATGAGTCAGGAGTTACAAAAGTCCATTACAGGCTAAGTGTGTTTCATTTAGCCTCAACAATGGCACAACAGGGTACAATAATCATCACTAGGGGAGTTTCAGAAACATAATTCTCAAATATTCTATGCTTCATATTGATGCAACTTTTAAGTACTGCAAATTTATAGCTAGGATGCTGCAAGATCAGTTTGCATATGGTCAGTTCTTCCTGTGCACATTTCACAATTAAGTAAATATCTTGTTGGCATTTACCAATGGAGATATTATGACTGTTTCTGTTCAGGTGGCACTCGGGTTGGCCCTGCTAAAATTCTATGTTTTGAGCCTTGGAGATACAAACATCagtaaattttaatatttttgctGAATGGAGCCTCCCTTACTGCCCCCAATAGTAGAACTTCATCATAACCTCAATCATGGAATAAACTCCATCTTATGCTTGTATCCAAATGTAACAAAACCTCAAACTACTAACCAGAACCTGAAGAAGAGAACATAGGATGTGCTGAACCACGATAGATTTAGCTTGCCTATTGTGGTGATGCTCTGTTTTATTTATAGGACAGTAAATCGACTCCTAGTAGGAATTCTACTAAGAGTCAATGTACAATTgcaataagaaataaaataagactCAAACAAAGACTTAACTACTAACTATACGAACTCATAATACAATAGGACAAACCTCCTTATCGTGACAGCCACTAACAACTAATGTACCGCAGGGTACATATCTTAACACTGAATTTACAAAAAATAGAGAGGTTCCAATCTCAACAGGCCATAACTTCGCAAGTACCATCATATGAACCGGAATGATTCTCAAGATTGTGGTGGGAATCCATTTCACTGAAGTAGTTTGGGAGAGTTGCATCATCCTCATCACACTCAGATGCTGAACTGGCATCCATTTCTTTGCCTAGATTCTCAAGTTGCACACATTCTGGAACTGGACTCTGAGATGAACAGTGGTTACTATCAGAGTTGTGAAAACTATGGGAACTCAGATCTTCCTTCTTCACAACATTCAATACAATTCCGTTGTGGATCCTCTCAGGTTGTAAAAGGTCCCCTTCGATCACAGTGATGCTGGATGTGGTGGCTGGAACTCTATTACTGACATCCTGTTGATCAAACTCCATGTTGTCTGAGCTTCTGTCTACTTCAGCTAAGCCAGAGGTATGATTATAGGAATCCTTTCTTGCCATATGAATCCCACTAGTATTGGGTTGAACGATGATCCCTTTAAATTCATCTTCTCTTGTCCAGGACATGTTCAGTTCAGCATCAATGTCgaatttttttacaaattcAGTGAACTTATTCGCTGATGTAGTCCTCATCAATGGCCCCCCAGATCTTGTCCAAGAATTTAGATCCATATTCTCTGACTCACTATCACTTCCCTCATGCATGTTATGGTGGAGATGGAAGTTCCGGCCCGAATACACTCTCGACTGTCCACCAACATCTGAAACAATTTCTTCTTCAAGGGACCCTGTTGAGTTTTCTCTTGCAATGCAGTTCCATGAGGGGATCCTCCTGGAAGCATTGAACCTAATTGTGCTGCCTAATCCATGTGAAGCAGCTGCCCTGTCGGCACTTCTTTTGAGCCTACGCATGTGATTGAGAACTGCAACACACTCATCTAGTGCAAGCTCAATGCCACAGTTGGATTTTATGGCTGATAGCTTTTCCCAGGTGCACCTCCTGCCCTGGTTGGCAGCCTTTTGAAGCTCTGCATGAGTTGGGTTCTGTATAATTTTCGAGTACTGATATTGAAAACACAAATAGGAAAAACAGAGTCAACATATTTCAgtccaaagaaatagaaaatttgaCCAGAAAAGTgaataatttcaattttcaagtaTACCTGAGCAAGAGTAGCAGGCATAACTACAGTCACATCACCCTCCCAATCCTGAGCAAACAACTTTGCTAGTCCTCCCAATGGAAAACCGAGTTCCAGTATCTGGTTGCATCTGTGCTTCACTTCCATTTCAGTTAGATGAGCAAGCTGCATAAGTAAGACTCATCATATTCCCAATTGATCAAATGCTCATTTCCAAAAGTCAAAACAGGTAAAGATGCAATTCAAGGGACACCATATTGCTTAATGTAATTAAGGAGTAAGTAACATAAATCAGCATCTAAACTGAACTgcggcgggggggggggggggagggagaaaaagataaCCTAAGGCCAGAAAAGACCATGAAAATCAAAGTTATATCCATGGACATACCTTGGCAGCAAAGTTGCCCCCATAAGCTCTTACATGCTCCTTCAGCCTCAATAAGGGTGCGATATGAGGATTTGCCTGACTTACAATAAAGTGATTGACATTGAACAGCTCCTTCAGCTGCATCATTGGTAAATCGCTCTCCAAGCTACCATCCCTCCATCTGCGTACTGGTGCACCTTGACCTTCTTCGGGACCCAAATAAAATGGTGGATGATAAGGAACAAGTGCACCACTTCTATCCTTTGCCATCAGTTCCTGAGCCTCAAACAGGCCAGGAAAGGCACAAGAAGCAGTCACTGCACTCCATATAAGAACATGAGGTGATGTCAAGTAGTTTAGACATCTCGGAGGCTCATGCTTCCTTGGGGAGCAAACTGTGATCCCAAGAATCCGACCAGTCATGTCATATGCTTCTTGGAATGTGAGATTACTAGTGAGGTGTCTCAATAACATCTGCAACTGCCTTATATCGTGAAGTACACCTTGTGTCATAACTCTCTTGAAAACAGTTAAAATCCCACCCATCTGATCAAAAAACTTTAGTGAGTGCCATGAATCTTCAAAGAAACTTTGAAGCTCAGGCCAGGACCTAGTGGCAACAATTGAACACATAATGGCTCCCACACTAGAACCTGCAATTATCCGGGGTAAAAGTTTATGCTCAACAAGAGTCTTCACCACACCAACATGAAAAGCTCCAAGGGATGCACCACCACTCAAGAGCAATGCTGTCCTCCCAAAGGCATGTCTTGTCTCATGCATAAATGCAAGCTTCTCTTCCAATAGCAGCTCCTCAGAGTCCGAGTGGCATACCATTCTCAGCTGAGTGGAGACCTCATCAATGTACTCCTTTATGAGCCTGGGAACCTGAAGGCGACCCTTGTGAAGTTCTGGATTGCACATATTACCTAGATTTCTGACCAGATCAGCACGCATCCAAAAGACTATATCTCTGAGAGAACCCTCCTGGCGACGGTGCTGTAGCTCCTGGAGCTTATTCCTGACCAATTCCTCGTCATAGAGATCTGATTCATTCATTTTTGGTGTCTCCTTATCATGCATCTTAGCTGCATGAGCCCATTCCTCATATGTAAGAGCAGTTCTCATCATATTCCTCCAGAATTTCCTTCGGTAAGCCAATTCAGCCTTCTGTTTAACATTTGTGTATCTTTTGAGCAAAAAAGCTACTAGTGTCACCATTGCCAATATCCCTTGAGGATTTTTGGGGTGTAACCAGGAGATTAGTGGCATCACGTAGTCCCTAAATTGCCGAAGGTAATTCTTTATGACAACAGAGATCTCCTTCCTGAACTGTGACAGCGTCTTAAAGAGCAAGATTTTAAAAGCAATGGTCCGGCCAATGATCGAAAACGGTCCAATTGAGAATGGAGCAACACTAACCTCATTACTGATATCCATTTCTCAGCTAGTAAAAGTGAGGTCAGTATAGAGATTTTTTCTGCCTAAAACCCAACTGTCTCAAATATCCGAAAGAAGACAACTTGTTAATAAGTAAATTGAGTGAGAAAGTGTACCAGAATCCTGGGTCTTAAACAAGTTTTCACCTCTTAACTCTCCAAGGCTCTAAGAACATCCTGTACAGGAAAAGGTGACCCCAGAGATAGGAAAAGATGAtcacagagaaagagaagatcTTTATCTCAATTCTGCTACAAGGGTATTAAGCACACAATGAAACTCAACAAAAAGGATTGTTTCAACACCAAAAgcctcaaaatcaaaagggcCTATTCTCTCAACCTCGATTCAGTAAGAACACTTAACAATTCAAGAGTAAAGTGAACAACAACTGTCGGCTATGTACAGCAATGTATTGGTAAATATAGATAAGAAACAGGTTCCAGTACCCAAATTGCGAATTAGGTCACaatacaaacccaaaatccgTAAGCGATACCGAAGCAATCCTAAATTCCTGAAATGAAAATCCCagagaaataaaaatcaaaacaaaaatagaaacagaacaaGATAGTTGATTAGAGAGTAGTagacagagaaggagaagatgaaatCACAGCctttaagaaaccaaaaatgGAATAAGGGATAACATGGGAATGGGATCGAACCTAGTGACGGCTAGCAGAGCCAGcacagagagagaagaaggagataaGAAGGTGAaggattgagacttgagacttgagacttgagacttgagagagagagagagagagagagagagagagaggggagagagagagagtcctctGCTACTGACTAGTTTTTGAATTTCAGTTAAAGCGAGATGGAAAAGATTTCCTATTCAATGAGGATAATGTTGTCAGGTGGGGTCTGAACTTTCCACGTCAGATCAAATCAAATTGTATTACGTTGGATTGACTCCTTGCTCACGTCAATCTGACGGCGACACTAGCGCATTGGGAATCGGATCGGATTAACTGATCATTCAAAGTCGATAGGATAAGATTGTTGCATTGGTGGCAGTGCCACGTAGCGCATGTGCACCGCTGATTTGTGCAGTATCAGGTGGACCACCATCCTCCACGCTGACTCCTGGGTATTTCTACACGTGATGGAAAATGATGTAGTCAACGATATATTGATCCGGGACCACGTAAAGGCACAACGACAAATATCACTGCATCATGGTTTTAGGAATCGATAGGCCGGCCCATAccgatcccttttttttttttttgggtagaacggACCAATTGAAAAAGGTCTATAAAATCCGATTTGATTGAAATTCAAGGTGTTATGGCAAAAATGTACAActcttaaaaattaaaatcacgTCACGAGGATCAAGCGAATGCGGCGAACAGTGAAACGGGCCATGCCAAACGGCTTTGACCCAATCAATTCATCTATTTGACCCACTCCGCTAAAGGATTCTCAGTTATCGAAGACTGTCTAGGTAAagatgtgaatttaaaatcgaaatcatttatcgaaatcgaatcaaGCCACTTACCCCGAATCCGCAAAACAgttttgtaattggtttggtttttgtttcaagtttaagaccgattTGTTAAATGGGTTGAGTcgattttaaccgtttaacccgttggtttcaaaccgaattgacattgtgaaaactgaaccatttaaaccatcaaaaccaattCGATTAACcggtataacaattaaatatttggttgttttaacaaaacataatggtttattttagggaagaattaaggactaTAGAGGCTGTCcaatagtctattcaataatttactcatattatgtagttatgtaatTAATCCTTGGttattcaatgcctcatttaatttaatACAAGATTgaatatcaataaaaacaaattttagtaagcatgcgaataaagTAGCAACCCGATTGCTAACGTTTTAGAAattgtatggaataaaccgtgatcaaaactgtttaaaacTGACACTGTTTAAAAACCGTGGGACCGAAATCtttactaaatggttgtggtttcagaaagtgcaactaTTTATCAAATGGTGCAGTTTTGGAtttagccaaataaatgtgaactgaaCCGAACTGCATTGTATACACAGAAAtcgaactgattaacacccttatgtCTAGATGCCCACATAAGGGAAGCGACACGAACATCACATCGCTTGGTAATAAAGAATGTATAAACAAGCTCACTGAGTCACCGATGCTAGATCCATGACAAAACAGTAGGCCTGGAGCCTCACTAGCCGAACGGTAAACAAGATGCACTACTTATCATTCAGGGATAAGTGGTTTGGCAATCAGACTACTAAACTCGGGTCGCTAAAAAAATGGACCGCTCGATCCAGGTCGCTCGATAGGAGCCCCGTGGCTTCCTTGCCAAGTTATGCATTGAGGGGCTATCTAGGTTTGGCACATGACCTGTTAGCAAAGAACATGCCCATCCTAATCCGGAAAGGATTTTGGAAGAGATATCGAATCTTCCCTAGAATAAAGGGAATCTCACCCCTATCCCATGGGGATACGATTTGGACATTAGTTTCACGTTGATCAATTGAACCCTTCTAACGTCATTTTGAGTCATTGGAGGCCCACAGGTAGACGTTTTGAGGTTACCATGGGAGACATTATAGAGGGGGATAATGAAGGACAGGAAGAGGCAACAGAGATTCAATCTTATAAGCCCGAAGATGGGGATAATGCCTTAGGCGAATCCCTTTGTCCTGCACGTATTCACGGCGTTGATGACTCTATGGTGCACTCTTGTGGTGCATTGCTTAATTCCAAACGCTGGAAAAATGATTATGAAGACATAATCAAGGATGATCTGCTCCTGAGTGGATGTAGTAAATAGGTTTCGGATTGGAATATAGTTTTTAATGATTTAAGAGGCTTTCAACACTACTATCAATGCTCGAATGGAGGAAACCTTCTCCAAATTTAAGGAGACAACAGGGTTGAGATGGTTAATGAGGATATAGAGCAAGCTCTTTCGGACACCCCAGTTTGGAATGACAGGAGGTTGTTGCTACTAGTAACTATGTTTATTAGGAAAAACTCTTAACAGATCGTCGAATGTCTAGGTTTAAGGGCCATTCTAGTGGTAATTCCTCTAGTCTTTAATGAATCTtctattttggaatattaggAGAATTGAGAACAAGCCGTCATGTAGGCATTTGAAATCTATTATTTTGTCTTCCAAAATTGATATGGTTGCAATATCTGAgccaaaatttctattttgaaagCCCACTCTATCAAAAGAAGAATTAGGACGCATGAGTGTACTACTAATGGCGTGGAAGGTGGAGAGAGAATTTGGGCTTTTTGGAAAGATTATATCCATGTTCAAGTTGTAGAGGAGCATGCTCAATTTATTACTCTCAACTGCATAGATACAACTAttaattgtaattttcttgCTACTTTTGCTCATGCTTTGTGTTCTTTGGTTGTGAGACGATCGCTCTGGGAGAAGCTTATTGATTTCTCAAGTTCGATTACTATTCCATGGGTTGTTTGCGGAGACTTTATTGTGATCTTATCCCCATTTGAGAGAAGTATGAGGGAGGCCACCTTGTTCTCAGCAATGGAGGAGTTTGGTAATTTTGTTGACAAGGCTGCGCTAATCGATGCGGGTTATAATGGTAATGCCTTTACATGGAGCAATAATCAAAGGGGGAACAGTCTTTTGATGGCACTTCTGGATCGGGTCTTTTATAATAGTCAATGGACCGCTCAGTTTCAGCTTTCCTGAGTGCATCACCTTAATCGAACTTTTTTTGACCATGCACCATTATGGT is a genomic window of Macadamia integrifolia cultivar HAES 741 chromosome 13, SCU_Mint_v3, whole genome shotgun sequence containing:
- the LOC122059481 gene encoding triacylglycerol lipase SDP1-like produces the protein MDISNEVSVAPFSIGPFSIIGRTIAFKILLFKTLSQFRKEISVVIKNYLRQFRDYVMPLISWLHPKNPQGILAMVTLVAFLLKRYTNVKQKAELAYRRKFWRNMMRTALTYEEWAHAAKMHDKETPKMNESDLYDEELVRNKLQELQHRRQEGSLRDIVFWMRADLVRNLGNMCNPELHKGRLQVPRLIKEYIDEVSTQLRMVCHSDSEELLLEEKLAFMHETRHAFGRTALLLSGGASLGAFHVGVVKTLVEHKLLPRIIAGSSVGAIMCSIVATRSWPELQSFFEDSWHSLKFFDQMGGILTVFKRVMTQGVLHDIRQLQMLLRHLTSNLTFQEAYDMTGRILGITVCSPRKHEPPRCLNYLTSPHVLIWSAVTASCAFPGLFEAQELMAKDRSGALVPYHPPFYLGPEEGQGAPVRRWRDGSLESDLPMMQLKELFNVNHFIVSQANPHIAPLLRLKEHVRAYGGNFAAKLAHLTEMEVKHRCNQILELGFPLGGLAKLFAQDWEGDVTVVMPATLAQYSKIIQNPTHAELQKAANQGRRCTWEKLSAIKSNCGIELALDECVAVLNHMRRLKRSADRAAASHGLGSTIRFNASRRIPSWNCIARENSTGSLEEEIVSDVGGQSRVYSGRNFHLHHNMHEGSDSESENMDLNSWTRSGGPLMRTTSANKFTEFVKKFDIDAELNMSWTREDEFKGIIVQPNTSGIHMARKDSYNHTSGLAEVDRSSDNMEFDQQDVSNRVPATTSSITVIEGDLLQPERIHNGIVLNVVKKEDLSSHSFHNSDSNHCSSQSPVPECVQLENLGKEMDASSASECDEDDATLPNYFSEMDSHHNLENHSGSYDGTCEVMAC